One segment of Solanum stenotomum isolate F172 chromosome 1, ASM1918654v1, whole genome shotgun sequence DNA contains the following:
- the LOC125864110 gene encoding uncharacterized protein LOC125864110 isoform X1, whose amino-acid sequence MARTRGRAPARGRGRPRGRARATAPAQDREQTPEPVIEPPAAPAPQQPMGPGSAQPPPEPVAAPDIQAMLVQILAAIGGMQQAPAPVVPVPQGQPTPAAPIVQPDDLESVMPLREQKMLGVFLRLSPPRFSGAVGEDAHEFLVTCRERLQTLGLVESRGADFTAYQLDGPARQWWRTYLETRPAGSPPVTWTEFSEAFLARFIPRSIRDQLRDQFARLEQGSMTVSEYEARFHELSRHAAMILPTEEERVRCFVRGLRLQLRIETQSLVSAGRSFLDVVDHARTIEQLRREAQGGSGKRPRQEDSYDRRRFRPRGSYDRSQQRFQSGQSSSPFQAALQASEGDQHRHIGFSAGPSRGRDSSQMGSSGRGSRPPALSRQFQGCYECGGLDHWARECPHRRLALPAPQAARHAPAPPARGRGQGQDRRGGHQGIRGGPRGGRLGGRVDAQGRGVQAHFYAAPARADAETSDDVITGPSTSSQR is encoded by the coding sequence atggctcgcacgcgtggtagggccccagctaggggtagaggccgacctcgaggtcgtgccAGAGCTACAGCACCAGCCCAGGACCGAGAGCAAACTCCAGAGCCGGTGATAGAGCCACCAGCAGCTCCAGCACCGCAGCAGCCGATGGGTCCGGGATCAGCCCAGCCACCGCCCGAGCCTGTGGCAGCTCCAGATATACAGGCGATGCTCGTACAGATACTAGCTGCCATTGGGGGTATGCAGCAGGCCCCAGCTCCAGTTGTTCCAGTACCGCAGGGCCAGCCTACACCAGCGGCACCGATTGTCCAGCCTGACGATTTGGAGAGCGTCATGCCACtacgggagcagaagatgctcggtgtgttccttagactatcaccgccgaggttttctggggcagtgggggaggatgcccacgagtttctagttacttgccgcgagcggctacagactttgggtttagtggagtcgagaggggcagacttcaccgcttaccagttagacggtcccgccaggcagtggtggcgtacatacttagagaccaggccagctgggtctccaccggtcacatggactgagttttcagaggccttcttggcccgatttattcccaggagcatcagagatcagctcagagatcagtttgctcggttagagcagggctccatgacagtatcagagtatgaggcccgattccacgagctctccaggcatgccgccatgatattacctactgaggaggagagggttcgttgttttgttcggggtttgagactacagttgcggattgagactcagtctttagtctcagcgggccgctcatttctagatgtagtggaccatgcccgcactatcgagcagctccgtcgcgaggcccaagggggcagcggcaAGAGACCTAGACAGGAGGATAGCTATGATAGGCGCCGTTTCAGACCCCGAGGGTCTTATGATAGATCCCAGCAGAGGTTTCAGTCGGGTCAGTCTAGTAGCCCCTTCCAGGCTGCTCTCCAGGCATCAGAGGGTGATCAGCACCgccatattggttttagtgcCGGTCCTAGTCGGGGCCGAGATAGTTCACAGATGGGTTCTTCTGGCCGGGGTAGCCGACCTCCAGCTCTCAGTCGACAGTTCCAGGGGTGTTATGAATGTGGGGGGTTAGATCATTGGGCCCGCGAGTGTCCCCATCGCAGGTTAGCCTTACCCGCTCCACAGGCAGCTAGGCATGCGccagcacctccagctagaggcagaggccagggacaggaccgtaggggtggtcaccagggtatacggggtggtccccgaggaggcagaTTAGGGGGCAGAGTCGATGCACAGGGTAGGGGAGTCCAGGCCCActtttatgcagctccagctagagcagatgctgagacctcggacgatgtgatcacag
- the LOC125864110 gene encoding uncharacterized protein LOC125864110 isoform X3, translating to MARTRGRAPARGRGRPRGRARATAPAQDREQTPEPVIEPPAAPAPQQPMGPGSAQPPPEPVAAPDIQAMLVQILAAIGGMQQAPAPVVPVPQGQPTPAAPIVQPDDLESVMPLREQKMLGVFLRLSPPRFSGAVGEDAHEFLVTCRERLQTLGLVESRGADFTAYQLDGPARQWWRTYLETRPAGSPPVTWTEFSEAFLARFIPRSIRDQLRDQFARLEQGSMTVSEYEARFHELSRHAAMILPTEEERVRCFVRGLRLQLRIETQSLVSAGRSFLDVVDHARTIEQLRREAQGGSGKRPRQEDSYDRRRFRPRGSYDRSQQRFQSGQSSSPFQAALQASEGDQHRHIGFSAGPSRGRDSSQMGSSGRGSRPPALSRQFQGCYECGGLDHWARECPHRRLALPAPQAARHAPAPPARGRGQGQDRRGGHQGIRGGPRGGRLGGRVDAQGRGVQAHFYAAPARADAETSDDVITGSSTSSQR from the coding sequence atggctcgcacgcgtggtagggccccagctaggggtagaggccgacctcgaggtcgtgccAGAGCTACAGCACCAGCCCAGGACCGAGAGCAAACTCCAGAGCCGGTGATAGAGCCACCAGCAGCTCCAGCACCGCAGCAGCCGATGGGTCCGGGATCAGCCCAGCCACCGCCCGAGCCTGTGGCAGCTCCAGATATACAGGCGATGCTCGTACAGATACTAGCTGCCATTGGGGGTATGCAGCAGGCCCCAGCTCCAGTTGTTCCAGTACCGCAGGGCCAGCCTACACCAGCGGCACCGATTGTCCAGCCTGACGATTTGGAGAGCGTCATGCCACtacgggagcagaagatgctcggtgtgttccttagactatcaccgccgaggttttctggggcagtgggggaggatgcccacgagtttctagttacttgccgcgagcggctacagactttgggtttagtggagtcgagaggggcagacttcaccgcttaccagttagacggtcccgccaggcagtggtggcgtacatacttagagaccaggccagctgggtctccaccggtcacatggactgagttttcagaggccttcttggcccgatttattcccaggagcatcagagatcagctcagagatcagtttgctcggttagagcagggctccatgacagtatcagagtatgaggcccgattccacgagctctccaggcatgccgccatgatattacctactgaggaggagagggttcgttgttttgttcggggtttgagactacagttgcggattgagactcagtctttagtctcagcgggccgctcatttctagatgtagtggaccatgcccgcactatcgagcagctccgtcgcgaggcccaagggggcagcggcaAGAGACCTAGACAGGAGGATAGCTATGATAGGCGCCGTTTCAGACCCCGAGGGTCTTATGATAGATCCCAGCAGAGGTTTCAGTCGGGTCAGTCTAGTAGCCCCTTCCAGGCTGCTCTCCAGGCATCAGAGGGTGATCAGCACCgccatattggttttagtgcCGGTCCTAGTCGGGGCCGAGATAGTTCACAGATGGGTTCTTCTGGCCGGGGTAGCCGACCTCCAGCTCTCAGTCGACAGTTCCAGGGGTGTTATGAATGTGGGGGGTTAGATCATTGGGCCCGCGAGTGTCCCCATCGCAGGTTAGCCTTACCCGCTCCACAGGCAGCTAGGCATGCGccagcacctccagctagaggcagaggccagggacaggaccgtaggggtggtcaccagggtatacggggtggtccccgaggaggcagaTTAGGGGGCAGAGTCGATGCACAGGGTAGGGGAGTCCAGGCCCActtttatgcagctccagctagagcagatgctgagacctcggacgatgtgatcacag